Proteins encoded together in one Acidobacteriota bacterium window:
- a CDS encoding response regulator transcription factor — protein MSVSVLLVDDHGVVRKGLRYLLEKEPDIEVVGEAGDGLSALKMAAETSPDVIVMDLTMPGMNGIEATRRVIAERADARILCLSMYSESRFVVEMLEAGATGYLLKDCADQELVVAIRKVVDGQLYLSPSVSGAVVEAYRNKEAGHASTAIRLSPREREVLQLIAEGHSTRQIAERLHVSSKTVWSHRENIMHKLRIQSIAGLTKYAIRKGITSSTG, from the coding sequence GTGAGCGTGAGCGTCTTGCTGGTCGACGATCATGGTGTGGTCCGGAAGGGGCTCCGATACCTGCTCGAGAAGGAACCGGACATCGAGGTCGTCGGGGAGGCGGGCGATGGGTTGTCCGCTCTGAAAATGGCCGCCGAAACGTCTCCGGACGTCATCGTCATGGACCTGACGATGCCGGGGATGAATGGTATCGAGGCCACCCGCAGGGTCATCGCCGAGCGAGCCGACGCCAGGATTCTGTGCCTGTCGATGTACTCCGAAAGCCGCTTCGTCGTGGAGATGCTGGAGGCGGGCGCCACGGGCTACCTCCTGAAAGACTGTGCGGATCAGGAACTGGTCGTCGCCATCCGCAAGGTCGTCGATGGGCAGTTGTACCTGTCTCCGAGCGTGTCCGGCGCGGTCGTGGAGGCTTACCGTAATAAGGAGGCCGGTCACGCCTCAACCGCAATCCGGCTGTCCCCGCGCGAGCGCGAGGTGCTGCAGTTGATCGCGGAGGGTCATTCGACCAGGCAGATTGCCGAGAGACTCCACGTGAGCTCGAAGACGGTCTGGAGTCACCGCGAAAACATCATGCACAAATTGCGCATCCAGAGTATCGCCGGGCTGACCAAATACGCGATTAGAAAGGGAATCACATCCTCGACGGGTTAA
- a CDS encoding PAS domain S-box protein has product MGDFRVRASRGARNREGEPRSEASGAQTAKSVPTRDSDPERESGFRPFYENIPLMFFKMDAEGTVLSVNRQGAEELGYEQDELVGQSVLRVFHEDDRPAVSRQFAKCAASPDVDSAVKWEFRKIRRDGSTLWVQESVRAVREADGQTVVLVVCVDVTERKQTEQRLLEEQTKLRALRTELSRVEERERRRIAVGLHDKIGQNLAFAKIRLGEIRDAESSDEARRTAEAIGEHLDQAIHATRTLTFELSSPVLYEVGLEAAIRQLADRMGEQNSLRFRVRSAGAIPALPEDLAIVIYRATGEVLLNARKHANCSEAHVAIERVAETVRITVQDDGVGFDAAEMGTTFSPSGGYGLFNIREQMKQIGGRFELHSTPGRGTRAVIAFPLRIEDEGVS; this is encoded by the coding sequence ATGGGCGACTTTAGGGTCAGAGCGAGTCGTGGGGCCAGGAACCGCGAGGGAGAGCCGAGGTCTGAAGCATCGGGGGCGCAGACCGCGAAGTCCGTGCCAACGCGCGACTCGGATCCCGAGCGCGAATCCGGATTCCGGCCTTTCTACGAGAACATCCCCCTGATGTTTTTCAAGATGGACGCAGAGGGGACGGTTCTGTCCGTGAACCGGCAAGGTGCCGAGGAACTCGGCTACGAGCAGGACGAGCTCGTCGGACAATCGGTTCTCCGCGTGTTCCACGAAGACGACCGTCCGGCAGTGTCGCGGCAATTCGCGAAATGCGCCGCGAGCCCTGACGTCGACTCGGCGGTGAAGTGGGAGTTTCGTAAGATCCGCAGGGATGGCAGCACGCTCTGGGTTCAGGAGTCCGTGCGCGCCGTGAGGGAGGCGGACGGGCAAACAGTCGTCCTCGTCGTCTGTGTCGATGTGACCGAGCGGAAGCAAACCGAGCAGCGCTTACTCGAGGAGCAAACCAAGCTACGGGCCCTCCGAACCGAGTTGTCGCGGGTCGAAGAGCGCGAACGCCGACGCATCGCGGTCGGGCTGCACGACAAGATCGGTCAGAATCTGGCGTTTGCAAAGATCAGGCTCGGAGAGATTCGGGACGCGGAGAGCTCGGACGAGGCTCGGCGAACCGCGGAAGCGATCGGCGAGCACCTCGACCAGGCGATCCATGCGACCCGGACGCTGACCTTCGAACTCAGCTCGCCGGTGCTCTACGAGGTGGGGCTCGAGGCGGCGATCCGGCAACTGGCGGATCGGATGGGAGAGCAGAACTCCCTCCGCTTCCGTGTTCGATCGGCCGGCGCGATCCCGGCGCTACCCGAGGACCTGGCTATCGTTATTTATCGAGCCACGGGCGAAGTCCTGCTAAACGCGCGAAAGCACGCGAATTGTAGCGAGGCGCACGTGGCGATCGAGAGGGTGGCAGAGACCGTACGTATCACCGTCCAGGATGACGGGGTCGGGTTCGATGCCGCCGAAATGGGAACCACGTTCAGTCCGAGCGGAGGCTACGGGCTGTTCAATATTCGTGAGCAGATGAAGCAGATCGGGGGTCGATTCGAACTACACTCGACCCCGGGGCGCGGCACGCGTGCCGTGATCGCTTTTCCGCTGAGAATCGAAGACGAGGGCGTATCGTGA
- a CDS encoding S8 family peptidase has product MQRDEPIVKETDMTRLRFWLALLLVVFIAPALAGKPVDRPTNMSEKAFEKVRGNPHEMVDLIVTYHVRPDASSRARIEHAGGALRRSFESIPGHAIRVPAHAAVSLARNPNVAYVTVDAPISALAVEGAQSPTELYPDAANLAYTGQGVGIAVVDSGYKSHSDLSGSVKGTFSLVGNKADDQYGHGNHVIGMIAGDGSGQGHFKGLAPGADVYAVRALDDLGEGLTSDVIGGLDWAIQMMVALDIRVVNISLGHPVYEPAAQDPLVQAVEAVWDAGIVVVVSAGNDGQNGFGTITSPGNSPRVITVGSASHYSDGDPYNDIVSTYSSLGPTAGDHYVKPDLLAPGNKVIATEAARGYLMKTYPEREVTAPGDRNSDYFVMSGTSMSAAMVTGAVALMLEKEPGLNPDTVKARLMRSARKPDMGSPFSTGAGVLDVAAALEETGYTNFAPSPKAYRQGGATVSATIGDGFADATYANNDGSQPWSGKWNEANDDGSPLTGNVRIENARLFMDNKDGGSLESISRSADLSGVTSATLSFVLDSFGEGGLDLVAVEVSDNGGTSFTTLEVLEIVGTPGGLRTYNLGSSIIFNNQFVVRFRIVQGLAATTQFIGFDEVQLSALSDDGTGAVGFDNTGMTWGGEEWSQAIIWSDAIIWGDAIIWGDAILWSDAILWGDGLLWSDAILWGDAILWGDAIIWGDAIIWGDAILWGDSTFARNMALAQAAIWGD; this is encoded by the coding sequence ATGCAACGCGACGAACCGATCGTCAAGGAGACCGACATGACCCGATTACGATTTTGGCTCGCACTTTTACTCGTCGTGTTCATCGCGCCGGCTCTGGCCGGTAAGCCCGTTGACCGGCCGACCAACATGAGCGAAAAGGCCTTCGAGAAGGTGCGGGGGAACCCGCATGAGATGGTCGACCTGATCGTGACCTACCACGTGCGGCCGGACGCTTCCTCGCGAGCTCGGATCGAGCACGCCGGAGGCGCGTTACGTCGTTCGTTCGAGTCGATTCCGGGTCACGCGATCCGCGTACCGGCTCATGCCGCCGTGTCGCTCGCCCGGAACCCCAACGTCGCCTACGTCACCGTGGACGCTCCGATCTCGGCCCTGGCGGTCGAGGGCGCGCAGAGCCCGACGGAGTTGTACCCCGACGCGGCGAACCTGGCCTATACGGGACAGGGCGTGGGCATCGCGGTCGTCGACAGCGGTTACAAGAGCCACTCGGATCTATCGGGATCGGTCAAAGGCACGTTCAGTTTGGTCGGCAACAAGGCCGACGATCAGTATGGTCACGGGAACCACGTGATCGGGATGATCGCCGGAGACGGAAGCGGTCAGGGCCACTTCAAGGGTCTGGCACCGGGCGCGGACGTGTACGCGGTTCGGGCACTCGACGATCTTGGCGAGGGCCTGACTTCCGACGTGATCGGTGGGCTCGACTGGGCGATTCAGATGATGGTCGCTCTCGATATCCGCGTCGTGAACATCTCCCTTGGACATCCGGTCTACGAACCCGCGGCGCAAGACCCGCTGGTTCAGGCGGTAGAGGCGGTCTGGGACGCCGGAATCGTGGTCGTCGTCTCCGCCGGCAACGACGGGCAAAACGGCTTCGGGACCATCACCAGCCCCGGCAATTCACCACGAGTGATCACCGTCGGCTCCGCCTCGCACTACTCCGACGGCGATCCCTACAACGACATCGTATCGACCTACTCGTCCCTCGGTCCGACCGCCGGCGATCATTACGTCAAGCCGGACCTGCTGGCTCCGGGCAACAAGGTGATTGCCACCGAGGCGGCCCGCGGTTACCTGATGAAGACCTACCCCGAGCGTGAGGTTACAGCTCCGGGCGATAGGAACAGCGACTACTTTGTGATGTCGGGCACGAGCATGTCCGCCGCAATGGTCACGGGCGCCGTGGCGCTCATGCTAGAAAAGGAACCGGGGCTGAACCCGGACACGGTCAAGGCGCGGCTGATGCGTTCGGCGCGCAAGCCCGACATGGGAAGCCCGTTCTCCACCGGCGCCGGCGTGCTGGACGTAGCGGCGGCCCTCGAGGAAACCGGCTACACGAATTTCGCCCCGTCGCCCAAGGCCTATCGCCAGGGTGGCGCCACCGTCTCCGCGACGATCGGCGATGGGTTCGCCGACGCGACCTACGCCAACAATGACGGCTCACAGCCCTGGTCCGGAAAGTGGAACGAAGCCAACGACGACGGCTCGCCACTGACGGGTAACGTCCGCATCGAAAACGCCCGGCTCTTCATGGACAACAAGGATGGCGGTTCGCTCGAGAGCATCAGCAGATCCGCGGACCTCTCCGGGGTAACCTCGGCCACGCTGAGTTTCGTCCTCGACAGTTTCGGGGAAGGAGGCCTGGATCTCGTTGCAGTCGAAGTCTCGGACAACGGCGGCACCAGCTTCACGACTCTCGAGGTGCTGGAAATCGTCGGCACTCCCGGCGGACTCCGAACCTACAATCTTGGTAGTTCCATCATCTTTAATAACCAGTTTGTCGTGCGCTTCCGCATCGTCCAGGGCCTCGCGGCAACGACGCAGTTCATCGGCTTCGACGAGGTGCAGCTCTCCGCGCTGTCCGACGACGGCACCGGAGCGGTCGGATTCGACAACACCGGCATGACGTGGGGCGGTGAGGAGTGGTCTCAGGCCATCATCTGGTCCGACGCCATCATCTGGGGCGATGCGATCATCTGGGGCGACGCCATCCTCTGGTCCGATGCGATCCTCTGGGGCGATGGGCTCCTCTGGTCCGACGCGATCCTCTGGGGCGATGCGATCCTCTGGGGCGATGCGATCATCTGGGGCGATGCGATCATCTGGGGCGATGCGATCCTCTGGGGCGACTCGACTTTCGCCCGGAACATGGCCCTGGCCCAAGCCGCAATCTGGGGCGACTAA
- a CDS encoding MerR family transcriptional regulator, with translation MKMKALESASGVPRSRIHFYLREGILPPAEKTARNAASYGEHHLRILKAIGRIRELGVQLPVVLLKRVAELIGRGVEPEVAIELERAVVGNVVIDGSSEPLTASSLAKAARVPLSFVRKMIEARLLVPIPGPVSSFDATDIRMVRMTHSLVEATGMDLGVTTRISDTVRDLSRYEMALRNQAVTGRDDDESAELTLRFQEAVHVIHGYLFYRWRLHDIAELRQQEGLEKTGETR, from the coding sequence ATGAAAATGAAAGCCCTGGAGAGCGCCTCCGGCGTGCCGCGGTCGAGAATTCACTTCTACCTTCGTGAGGGCATCCTCCCGCCCGCCGAGAAGACGGCTCGTAACGCCGCCTCCTACGGCGAGCACCACCTGCGGATTCTCAAGGCGATCGGCCGAATTCGTGAGCTAGGCGTGCAGCTTCCGGTCGTGCTTCTCAAGCGGGTCGCCGAACTCATCGGCCGAGGAGTCGAGCCGGAAGTCGCGATCGAACTCGAGAGGGCAGTCGTCGGTAACGTCGTGATCGATGGCTCTTCCGAGCCCTTGACCGCTAGCAGCTTGGCGAAGGCCGCTCGCGTGCCGCTCAGCTTTGTTCGAAAGATGATCGAGGCCCGGCTGCTCGTGCCCATCCCGGGGCCTGTCTCGAGCTTCGATGCCACGGACATAAGAATGGTGAGAATGACGCACTCGCTGGTCGAAGCCACCGGGATGGACCTCGGCGTCACGACCCGGATCAGCGACACCGTCCGCGATCTGAGCCGCTACGAGATGGCGCTACGCAACCAGGCCGTCACCGGGCGCGACGATGACGAGAGTGCCGAGCTCACCCTCCGATTCCAGGAGGCCGTCCACGTCATCCATGGCTACCTCTTCTACCGCTGGCGGCTTCACGACATTGCCGAGCTTCGGCAGCAGGAAGGGCTGGAGAAAACAGGAGAAACACGATGA
- a CDS encoding ATP-binding protein, translating into MTFQAETSAIDTVTDGVMQVLSDNKWVGQNEFAIETALREALANAIRHGCKLDPTKRVQCCVTCDESGEVLIVVRDPGTGFDVSAVPDPTSAQNKVKSSGRGVFLINELMDEVRYADEGREIHMRKTGKPRV; encoded by the coding sequence ATGACGTTCCAGGCCGAGACCTCGGCCATCGATACCGTGACCGACGGAGTCATGCAGGTCCTCAGCGACAACAAGTGGGTCGGCCAGAATGAATTTGCAATCGAGACGGCTTTACGGGAAGCGCTGGCCAACGCGATTCGTCACGGCTGTAAGCTTGACCCGACCAAGCGGGTGCAATGCTGCGTGACGTGCGACGAGTCCGGTGAGGTGTTGATTGTCGTTCGCGATCCCGGGACGGGATTCGACGTCTCCGCGGTGCCCGATCCGACGAGCGCTCAAAACAAGGTCAAGAGCAGCGGTCGTGGCGTCTTCCTGATCAACGAATTGATGGACGAGGTTCGGTACGCCGACGAAGGTCGCGAGATCCACATGAGAAAGACGGGAAAGCCGAGGGTCTAA
- a CDS encoding DEAD/DEAH box helicase, which translates to MTYGFAELIHSFGIPALLEARAHVERDEVTVRSTLPGAKRLFGVVRPSSGGALNVSARADVRPDGGVELSGNCSCRTGRHCEHVAAVLLSVLGGEGLELKTWKTSEPNARADREYRLLYLLDREPLRRRLTVHPRTVRVLKGGRYGAAKRCAFTGGPRRPKYVGGDDGELLLAILAHAVSYRETHSFYAPLTIDAESGARLLERLLATGRCHWRDTNSPPLRPGEPRAEFVGVDNPDAVWLAVEPPWYVDPRGSVAGPLELGVEKQTATAPSVPQVVSAEDRKSVPVPHLRLHLHGTLPLVKLRFDYDDLTVDLDDDRAIALRDFDMEIVAVERLEDMGFVELIELAPPETKDKELAGEFLSVLDDEDSEGFLIEFVRRRVPELRDAGWVVEIDDDFPYRVIEGEQQWYADVADGVDETNPWFDLELGVEIGGERHSLLPILVEMLRDPAFSLDEFRSQVAGEFALHTTDGRTLVLPAKRVQAILGTLIDLFGERPLTPGGALSLSPLHAPLLAELDEALGDAAPVWTGGERTRELGRKLRDFQRIEPVAVPANFYGTLRPYQRDGLNWLQFLREHDLAGILADDMGLGKTVQVLAHLLCEKQAGRADRPSLVVAPTSVIGNWRSEAERFAPDLRVLVLHGKSRSAHFERLAEYDVVVTTYSLLTRDAKELASQAYHALILDEAQFVKNAKTKASLAARWIEARHRLCLTGTPMENHLGELWSLFHILMPGLLGDQKQFRKLFRTPIEKHGDDVRRKQLAARVRPFLLRRTKDEVEVDLPQKSVITRSIELGSSQRDLYESIRLAMNDKVRQAIAHTGLGRSTIVILDALLKLRQVCCDPRLLKIEEAKNVAGTAKLDALMEMLEEMLEEGRRILLFSQFTSMIALIEQELRRRELRWVKIVGSTRDRESPVRQFQAKEVPLFLISLKAGGTGLNLTAADTVIHYDPWWNPAVEDQATDRAHRIGQDKPVFVYRLIVSGSVEEKMLALQERKRELAEGIYKRGGAKGGTPLSAADLEVLFQPLDARG; encoded by the coding sequence TTGACTTACGGATTTGCCGAGCTGATCCACTCGTTCGGAATCCCCGCGCTCCTCGAGGCGCGGGCGCACGTCGAGCGCGACGAAGTTACCGTGCGATCGACGCTGCCCGGAGCCAAACGCCTGTTCGGGGTCGTGCGACCATCGAGCGGTGGCGCGCTGAACGTGAGCGCCCGAGCCGACGTCCGCCCTGACGGCGGGGTCGAACTGTCCGGCAACTGCTCGTGTCGAACCGGGCGGCACTGCGAGCACGTCGCGGCCGTGCTGCTCTCCGTGCTTGGCGGCGAGGGGCTGGAGCTAAAAACATGGAAAACGAGCGAGCCCAACGCAAGAGCCGACCGCGAGTACCGCTTGCTCTACCTGCTGGACCGCGAGCCGCTCCGGCGGCGTCTGACCGTGCATCCCCGGACTGTCCGTGTTCTCAAGGGTGGACGCTACGGTGCGGCGAAGCGGTGTGCCTTCACCGGGGGACCGCGTCGTCCGAAGTACGTGGGCGGGGACGATGGCGAGCTCCTGCTCGCAATCCTGGCGCACGCGGTCAGCTACCGCGAGACACACAGTTTCTACGCCCCGCTGACGATCGACGCGGAGTCCGGCGCCCGCTTGCTGGAGCGACTGCTGGCCACCGGCCGCTGCCATTGGCGCGACACGAATTCACCGCCGCTGCGTCCCGGTGAACCGCGAGCCGAGTTCGTCGGCGTGGACAACCCCGACGCTGTGTGGCTGGCCGTCGAGCCGCCGTGGTACGTGGATCCGCGGGGGAGCGTCGCCGGCCCCCTCGAACTGGGGGTCGAGAAGCAAACGGCGACCGCGCCGTCCGTCCCGCAGGTCGTCTCAGCCGAAGATCGCAAATCCGTACCGGTGCCTCACCTGCGGTTGCACCTTCATGGCACGCTACCTCTGGTGAAGCTCAGGTTCGATTACGACGACCTGACTGTCGACCTCGACGACGACCGGGCAATCGCGCTTCGAGATTTCGACATGGAGATCGTCGCCGTCGAACGGCTGGAGGACATGGGATTTGTGGAACTGATCGAGTTGGCGCCTCCCGAGACCAAGGACAAGGAGTTGGCAGGGGAGTTCCTGTCGGTTCTGGACGATGAGGACAGCGAGGGGTTCCTGATCGAATTCGTTCGTCGGCGCGTGCCGGAGCTGCGCGACGCAGGTTGGGTCGTCGAGATCGACGACGACTTTCCCTACCGCGTGATCGAGGGTGAGCAGCAGTGGTATGCCGACGTCGCTGACGGCGTCGATGAGACAAACCCGTGGTTCGATCTGGAACTGGGCGTGGAGATCGGCGGCGAACGCCACAGCCTGCTGCCGATCCTGGTTGAGATGTTGCGCGATCCCGCCTTCTCGCTCGACGAGTTCCGATCGCAAGTCGCGGGCGAATTCGCCCTACACACGACCGACGGCCGGACCCTGGTACTGCCGGCGAAGCGTGTCCAGGCGATTCTCGGCACGCTGATCGACCTGTTCGGGGAGCGTCCGCTCACACCGGGCGGGGCGCTCTCGCTCTCGCCGCTCCACGCTCCGCTACTGGCCGAGCTGGACGAGGCGCTGGGCGACGCCGCGCCGGTCTGGACCGGCGGCGAACGCACGCGTGAGTTAGGGCGCAAGTTGCGGGACTTTCAACGGATCGAACCGGTCGCGGTTCCCGCCAATTTTTACGGCACGCTGCGCCCCTATCAGCGCGACGGGCTGAACTGGTTACAATTCCTGCGAGAACACGACCTGGCCGGAATTCTGGCCGACGACATGGGTCTGGGGAAGACGGTGCAGGTCCTGGCGCACCTGCTCTGTGAAAAGCAGGCGGGTCGTGCGGACCGCCCGAGTCTGGTGGTTGCTCCGACCAGCGTAATCGGAAACTGGCGCAGCGAGGCGGAGCGGTTTGCGCCCGATCTGCGAGTGCTCGTGCTGCACGGCAAGTCGCGCAGTGCGCACTTCGAACGCCTCGCCGAGTACGACGTCGTCGTGACGACGTATTCCCTCCTGACACGCGACGCGAAGGAACTGGCCTCGCAAGCGTACCACGCACTGATCCTCGACGAGGCGCAGTTCGTCAAGAACGCGAAGACGAAGGCGTCCCTTGCGGCTCGCTGGATCGAGGCCCGGCATCGTCTGTGCCTGACGGGTACGCCGATGGAGAACCACCTCGGCGAACTGTGGTCGCTGTTCCATATCCTGATGCCGGGTCTTCTCGGCGATCAGAAGCAGTTTCGAAAACTCTTCCGCACGCCGATCGAGAAACACGGCGACGATGTCCGCCGCAAGCAGCTGGCCGCCCGCGTTCGGCCGTTCCTGCTGCGTCGCACCAAGGACGAGGTTGAGGTCGACCTGCCGCAGAAGTCCGTGATAACCCGCTCGATCGAACTGGGGAGCTCGCAACGCGATCTCTACGAGAGCATCCGCCTGGCGATGAACGACAAGGTGCGCCAGGCAATCGCACACACGGGACTCGGACGGTCGACGATCGTGATTCTCGACGCCCTGCTGAAGTTGCGTCAGGTCTGCTGCGATCCGCGGCTGCTCAAGATCGAGGAAGCGAAGAACGTCGCAGGAACGGCCAAGCTCGACGCGTTGATGGAGATGCTGGAGGAGATGCTCGAGGAGGGTCGGCGGATCCTGCTCTTCTCGCAGTTCACCAGCATGATCGCGCTGATCGAGCAAGAGCTGCGTCGACGTGAGCTGCGGTGGGTGAAGATCGTCGGAAGTACTCGCGATCGCGAATCGCCGGTCCGGCAGTTCCAGGCGAAAGAGGTGCCGCTGTTCCTGATCAGCCTGAAGGCCGGCGGGACCGGGCTGAACCTGACCGCTGCCGACACGGTCATTCACTACGATCCGTGGTGGAACCCAGCGGTCGAGGACCAGGCGACCGACCGTGCGCACCGCATCGGTCAGGACAAGCCGGTGTTCGTCTACCGGCTGATCGTCTCCGGAAGTGTCGAGGAGAAGATGCTGGCGCTGCAGGAGCGTAAACGGGAGTTGGCGGAGGGGATCTACAAGAGAGGCGGGGCGAAGGGTGGGACGCCGCTGTCGGCGGCGGATCTTGAGGTGTTGTTTCAGCCATTGGACGCGAGGGGCTAG